The following proteins come from a genomic window of Geomonas sp. RF6:
- a CDS encoding MMPL family transporter: MKNQAQSRGVLFGMAKEHPKLILCLALLLSALSLFYTWRSMEFLTGRDDLMPKNTSFHRDYRAWHAEFGDTEDIVVVIEGSDSERVGAFGTRLFETLSKDKAHFSDVFYPYGLPFFRKNGLMFMPLEDLKALHRSLSLAGPVLTDLSRAPSVQTLFTHLTGRMEKYVAGDSAQLPGIVFMLEKLGVGFETFGSGKGEQGISLESFMMDGDSAFARAGRQQVLTVLPVKQAQSFVPAEAAIATVRQEVAKLKKLPEFKTVTVGLTGTPVLEHEEMATSQKDIALATVVSLALTVILLLIAFRGVLNVIAAMVSLLVAVALSFGFATAAVGHLNILSMVFAIMLIGIGIEYGIQLVLRYQEELVLGEAELPAIAIGLNRNIWAIVMAAATVAAAFITFIFTDFKGISELGIIAAGGVAICVLVTFTVLPAMLVLLARYRKARPLPVTPEAREHLKRREFALYRHPKAIVAATAVLCIASLYPLSRIAFDYNLMNLQAKGLESVTYAYKLMRSSENAGYFAVSTANSAAEAAAKTKALEALPTVDHVVSFATFVPDHQEEKLAELAAMRKELASVNPGAYEEDLSLMELPTVFENFRNATVKLAAKLKDERNPDAPKVQKFLGILDAFFAKLEKEKDRNAVGMLQDFQGGMFRELPEKIGVLKESLQASPVTEGDIPAELKSRFIGKSGKYQLQIAPKGEIFDFAPLKRFLDDVRRVDPHATGEPVMVYESMTIMRDAYQRAFLYAFGAIVLILLVAFRSVKFAVIGLIPLVVGVLFMVAGMYICGISFNSANIIVMPLVLGIAVDSGIYMINRYRREEGSAGSVVTSSTGVGVFLNTLTIMASFGALMVAHHQGVFSIGAVMSLGMVACQIAFMVTLPAVLTLSGRK; encoded by the coding sequence ATGAAAAATCAGGCTCAAAGCCGCGGCGTGCTCTTCGGCATGGCCAAGGAGCACCCGAAGCTGATATTGTGCCTTGCGCTGCTTCTTTCCGCTCTTTCCCTCTTCTATACCTGGCGCTCCATGGAGTTTCTCACCGGGCGCGACGACCTGATGCCGAAGAATACCTCCTTCCACCGCGACTATCGCGCCTGGCACGCGGAGTTCGGGGACACGGAGGATATCGTCGTCGTCATCGAGGGATCCGACTCCGAGCGTGTCGGCGCCTTCGGCACCCGCCTCTTTGAAACCCTCTCCAAGGACAAGGCGCACTTCAGCGACGTCTTCTACCCGTACGGGCTCCCCTTCTTCCGCAAGAACGGGCTCATGTTCATGCCGCTGGAGGACCTGAAGGCGCTGCACCGCAGCCTGTCCCTCGCCGGCCCCGTCCTCACCGACCTCTCCCGCGCCCCCTCCGTGCAGACCCTCTTCACCCATCTGACCGGGAGAATGGAGAAGTACGTAGCAGGTGACAGCGCGCAGCTCCCGGGGATCGTCTTCATGCTGGAGAAGCTCGGCGTGGGCTTCGAGACGTTCGGGTCGGGGAAGGGGGAGCAGGGGATTTCCCTGGAGAGCTTCATGATGGACGGGGACTCAGCCTTCGCCAGGGCGGGACGTCAGCAGGTCCTTACGGTCCTCCCGGTGAAGCAGGCGCAGAGTTTCGTCCCGGCCGAGGCGGCGATCGCCACCGTCCGGCAGGAAGTGGCGAAGCTGAAAAAACTTCCCGAGTTCAAAACGGTGACCGTCGGCCTCACCGGCACTCCGGTTCTGGAGCATGAGGAGATGGCGACGAGCCAGAAGGACATCGCCCTTGCCACCGTCGTCTCTCTCGCTCTCACTGTAATCCTGCTCCTGATCGCTTTCCGCGGTGTCCTGAACGTCATCGCGGCGATGGTGTCGCTCCTTGTGGCGGTGGCTCTCTCCTTCGGATTCGCCACCGCGGCGGTCGGGCACCTGAACATCCTTTCCATGGTCTTTGCCATCATGCTGATCGGCATCGGCATCGAGTACGGCATCCAGCTCGTCCTGCGCTACCAGGAGGAGCTGGTGCTCGGAGAGGCGGAGCTCCCCGCCATCGCCATCGGGCTCAACCGGAACATCTGGGCCATCGTCATGGCAGCGGCGACGGTGGCCGCCGCCTTCATCACCTTTATCTTCACCGACTTCAAGGGGATCTCCGAGCTCGGCATCATCGCCGCCGGCGGTGTGGCGATCTGCGTCCTCGTCACCTTCACGGTCCTTCCCGCCATGCTGGTGCTCCTGGCCCGCTACCGCAAGGCGCGTCCGCTGCCGGTGACCCCGGAGGCGCGCGAGCACCTGAAGCGGAGGGAGTTCGCACTCTACCGCCACCCGAAGGCGATCGTCGCGGCAACCGCCGTCCTCTGTATCGCATCCCTTTACCCCCTCTCCCGCATCGCCTTCGACTACAACCTGATGAACCTGCAGGCGAAGGGGCTGGAGTCGGTGACCTACGCCTACAAGCTCATGAGGAGCTCCGAGAACGCCGGGTACTTCGCGGTGTCCACCGCAAATTCCGCGGCGGAGGCTGCGGCGAAGACGAAGGCGCTGGAGGCGCTCCCCACGGTGGACCACGTGGTGAGCTTTGCCACCTTTGTGCCCGATCACCAGGAGGAGAAGCTCGCCGAGCTCGCGGCGATGCGAAAGGAGCTCGCCTCGGTCAATCCCGGGGCGTACGAGGAAGACCTCTCCCTCATGGAGCTCCCGACCGTCTTTGAGAACTTCCGCAACGCCACCGTGAAGCTGGCGGCGAAGCTGAAGGACGAGAGGAACCCCGACGCGCCGAAGGTGCAGAAGTTTCTCGGGATACTCGATGCCTTCTTTGCGAAGCTTGAGAAGGAGAAGGACCGCAATGCGGTGGGGATGCTGCAGGATTTCCAGGGTGGCATGTTCCGGGAGCTCCCGGAGAAGATCGGGGTGCTGAAGGAGAGCCTTCAGGCGTCTCCGGTCACCGAGGGGGACATCCCGGCGGAGCTGAAGAGCCGCTTCATCGGTAAGAGCGGGAAGTACCAGCTGCAGATCGCGCCGAAAGGGGAGATCTTCGATTTCGCGCCGCTGAAGCGTTTCCTCGATGACGTGCGCCGCGTCGATCCTCATGCGACGGGGGAGCCGGTGATGGTGTACGAATCGATGACCATCATGCGCGACGCCTACCAGCGCGCCTTCCTGTACGCCTTCGGCGCCATCGTCCTGATACTTCTTGTGGCATTCAGGAGCGTGAAGTTCGCCGTCATCGGGCTCATCCCGCTGGTGGTGGGGGTGCTATTCATGGTGGCCGGCATGTATATATGCGGCATCAGCTTCAACTCGGCAAACATCATCGTCATGCCTCTGGTGCTGGGGATTGCCGTGGACTCGGGCATCTATATGATCAACCGTTACCGGCGCGAGGAGGGGAGCGCAGGGTCGGTGGTGACCTCCAGCACCGGGGTGGGCGTCTTCCTGAACACACTCACCATCATGGCGAGCTTCGGCGCGCTGATGGTGGCGCACCACCAGGGGGTCTTCAGCATCGGCGCCGTCATGTCTCTCGGGATGGTCGCCTGCCAGATCGCCTTCATGGTGACTCTGCCGGCGGTGCTGACGCTCTCCGGGAGGAAGTAG
- the shc gene encoding squalene--hopene cyclase, giving the protein MTIPVKHPISHALTSFNGNPAETEKEPAVKHGATVHHLPPSIWKKKHGSTPNRLDRAIEGTRDFFFREQLPKGYWWAELESNVTITAEYVMLHHFMGMVDHAKERKMAKYLLNKQTEEGYWCIYYGGPGDLSTTIEAYFALKLAGYPAEHPAMVKARAFILEQGGIIKARVFTKIFLALFGEFAWFGVPSMPVELILLPNWAYFNMYELSSWSRATMIPLSVVMDARPVRRLPPAMRVQELYVRPPRPIDYTFTKEDGIFTWKNFFIGVDHMLKVYESSPVRPFRKKALKVAEKWVLDHQEPTGDWGGIQPAMLNSILCLHLLGYGNDHPTVALGLEALANFAIETEEEIVLQSCVSPVWDTALALKALVDAGVPTDHPSLVRGAQWLLDKEVRKPGDWKIKSPELEAGGWAFEFLNDWYPDVDDSGFVMLALKDIQVKDRKSMDGAIKRGINWCLGMQSKNGGWGAFDKDNTKHLLNKIPFADLEALIDPPTADLTGRMLELMGNFGYPIDFPAAQRAIAFLKEIQEPDGGWWGRWGVNYLYGTWSVLCGLSAIGEDPNQQYIKRAVNWIKSRQNIDGGWGETCESYVDATLAGIGESTASQTSWALLALMAVGEAESSAVSRGVQYLLATQKQDGTWDETQFTGTGFPKFFMIKYHIYRNCFPLMALGTYRTLTGGKTLQ; this is encoded by the coding sequence GTGACGATTCCCGTCAAACACCCCATCTCCCATGCACTTACGTCATTTAACGGAAATCCCGCAGAAACCGAAAAAGAGCCGGCAGTAAAGCACGGCGCCACCGTACACCACCTCCCCCCCTCCATCTGGAAAAAGAAGCACGGCAGCACTCCGAACCGCCTTGACCGCGCCATCGAGGGGACCCGCGACTTCTTCTTCCGTGAGCAGCTCCCGAAGGGGTACTGGTGGGCAGAGCTCGAGTCGAACGTCACCATCACCGCCGAATATGTCATGCTACACCATTTCATGGGAATGGTGGACCATGCCAAAGAGCGGAAGATGGCGAAGTACCTCCTCAACAAGCAGACGGAGGAAGGGTACTGGTGCATCTACTACGGCGGCCCCGGCGATCTTTCCACCACCATCGAGGCGTACTTCGCGCTGAAGCTCGCCGGCTACCCGGCTGAGCACCCCGCCATGGTGAAGGCGCGCGCCTTCATCCTGGAGCAGGGGGGGATCATAAAGGCAAGGGTCTTCACGAAGATCTTCCTGGCACTCTTTGGCGAGTTCGCCTGGTTCGGCGTCCCCTCCATGCCGGTGGAGCTGATCCTCCTCCCCAACTGGGCCTATTTCAACATGTACGAGCTCTCCAGCTGGTCGAGAGCCACCATGATTCCCCTCTCGGTCGTCATGGACGCGCGCCCGGTGCGCCGGCTCCCCCCCGCCATGCGGGTTCAGGAGCTGTACGTGCGCCCGCCGCGCCCGATCGACTACACCTTCACGAAGGAAGACGGGATCTTCACCTGGAAGAACTTCTTCATCGGCGTCGACCACATGCTGAAGGTGTACGAGTCGAGCCCGGTCCGCCCCTTCCGCAAGAAGGCGCTGAAGGTCGCCGAGAAGTGGGTGCTCGACCACCAGGAGCCGACCGGCGACTGGGGCGGGATCCAGCCTGCCATGCTGAACTCGATTCTGTGCCTGCACCTTCTGGGGTACGGCAACGACCACCCGACCGTCGCCCTCGGCCTCGAGGCGCTGGCGAACTTCGCCATCGAGACGGAAGAGGAGATCGTGCTGCAGTCGTGCGTCTCTCCGGTGTGGGACACGGCCCTCGCCCTGAAGGCGCTCGTGGACGCGGGTGTGCCGACGGACCACCCCTCCCTCGTGCGCGGCGCGCAGTGGCTCCTGGACAAGGAAGTCCGCAAGCCGGGGGACTGGAAGATCAAGTCTCCGGAGCTGGAGGCAGGGGGCTGGGCCTTCGAATTCCTGAACGACTGGTATCCGGACGTCGACGACTCCGGCTTCGTCATGCTCGCGCTGAAAGACATCCAGGTGAAGGACAGAAAGTCCATGGACGGCGCCATCAAGCGCGGCATCAACTGGTGCCTCGGGATGCAGAGCAAGAACGGCGGCTGGGGGGCCTTTGACAAGGACAACACGAAGCACCTCCTGAACAAGATACCCTTCGCCGACCTGGAAGCGCTCATCGACCCGCCCACCGCGGACCTCACCGGGCGTATGCTGGAGCTCATGGGGAACTTCGGCTACCCCATCGACTTTCCCGCCGCGCAGCGCGCCATCGCATTCCTGAAGGAGATCCAGGAGCCGGACGGCGGCTGGTGGGGACGCTGGGGGGTCAACTACCTGTACGGCACCTGGTCGGTCCTTTGCGGCCTCTCCGCCATCGGCGAGGACCCGAACCAGCAGTACATAAAGCGGGCGGTGAACTGGATCAAGTCGCGCCAGAACATCGACGGCGGCTGGGGCGAGACGTGCGAGTCGTACGTAGACGCCACACTGGCCGGTATCGGCGAGAGCACCGCAAGCCAGACCAGCTGGGCGCTACTCGCCCTCATGGCGGTGGGGGAGGCGGAGAGCTCCGCGGTGAGCCGCGGCGTCCAGTATCTGCTCGCCACCCAGAAGCAGGACGGCACCTGGGACGAGACGCAGTTCACCGGCACCGGTTTCCCCAAGTTCTTCATGATCAAGTACCACATCTACAGGAACTGCTTCCCCCTCATGGCGCTCGGCACCTACCGCACGCTCACCGGCGGGAAGACCCTGCAGTAA
- the hpnA gene encoding hopanoid-associated sugar epimerase has product MKAFVTGATGFIGASIARELLADGVEVRALARKGSDRRNLEGLDIEIFEGDLRDREGLERGLKGCDTLFHAAADYRLWTRTPADMYDINVGGTRNILGAALATGTSRVVYTSSVGTLGNPGDGTPGTEATPVTFGEMVGDYKKSKFLAERAAEEFLAKGLPLVIVNPSTPVGPRDVKPTPTGKIIVDFLNGKMPAYLNTGLNLIDVSACARGHVLAAQKGKVGEKYILGNENLTLERIFALLSEITGLKAPKVRLPYYPILLAAHVNEAIAAVTGKEPMIPLAGVQMAAKFMYFDPGKAIRDLGLPHTPVRESLEKAVTWFRQNGYAK; this is encoded by the coding sequence ATGAAGGCATTTGTCACCGGAGCTACCGGATTCATAGGCGCCAGCATAGCGCGCGAGCTTCTCGCCGACGGCGTGGAGGTGCGTGCGCTGGCGCGCAAGGGGAGCGACCGGCGAAACCTGGAAGGGCTCGACATCGAGATTTTCGAGGGGGACCTGAGGGACCGGGAAGGGCTAGAGCGGGGGCTGAAGGGGTGCGACACCCTCTTCCACGCCGCTGCGGACTATCGCCTCTGGACGCGTACCCCTGCCGACATGTACGATATCAACGTCGGCGGGACGAGGAACATCCTCGGCGCCGCCCTTGCCACCGGCACGAGTCGGGTGGTGTACACGAGCAGCGTCGGCACCCTCGGAAATCCCGGGGACGGCACCCCCGGCACGGAGGCGACCCCCGTCACCTTCGGCGAGATGGTCGGTGACTACAAAAAGAGCAAGTTCCTGGCAGAGCGGGCCGCGGAGGAGTTCCTGGCAAAGGGGCTCCCCCTCGTCATCGTGAACCCCTCCACACCGGTGGGGCCGCGCGACGTGAAGCCTACCCCGACCGGGAAGATCATCGTCGACTTCCTGAACGGCAAGATGCCCGCGTACCTGAACACCGGGCTAAACCTCATCGACGTCAGCGCCTGCGCGCGCGGCCACGTCCTCGCAGCGCAGAAGGGAAAGGTCGGCGAGAAGTACATCCTCGGCAACGAGAACCTGACGCTGGAACGGATCTTCGCGCTTCTCTCCGAGATCACCGGGCTGAAGGCACCGAAGGTGCGGCTCCCCTACTACCCGATCCTCCTTGCCGCCCACGTGAACGAGGCGATAGCGGCGGTTACCGGGAAGGAGCCGATGATACCCCTCGCCGGGGTGCAGATGGCGGCGAAGTTCATGTACTTCGACCCGGGGAAGGCGATCAGGGATCTGGGCCTCCCCCACACCCCCGTGCGCGAGTCGCTGGAAAAGGCAGTGACCTGGTTTCGCCAGAACGGCTACGCGAAGTAA
- the dxs gene encoding 1-deoxy-D-xylulose-5-phosphate synthase, which translates to MYKLLKGIDSPSDLKKLSVEELSPLAEEIRAFLLETVSKTGGHLASNLGCVELTIALHYCFQSPKDKIIFDVGHQAYTHKILTGRRDAFHTQRSYKGLSGFPKRSESEHDAFGVGHSSTSISAGLGMAVASALNSDASRVISVIGDGSLTGGMAFEALNQAGHLKKNLVVVLNDNEMSISKNVGALSSFISRKMTGGYFRSLKKEIQSLLTNIPAIGGNILHFAKKAENSLKGFLTPGTLFEALGFDYVGPIQGHDLPTLIEVLQEVREIEGPVLVHVMTKKGKGYTPAELTPDKFHGVAPFAVKPEAAPKAKVAAPPSYTAVFGETMVKLAAKDEKILAITAAMPDGTGLTPFAKRFPDRFFDVGIAEQHALTFAAGLAAEGFRPVAAIYSTFLQRAYDQVFHDICLQKLPVILALDRAGLVGDDGPTHHGAFDYSFLRHLPEMTVMAPKDENELQHMVKTALYAGAPIALRYPRGAGYGVPMDKEPAEIPIGTGELLCEGSDLTIVAIGSVVYAAVEAAKALAQKGLSVGVINARFVKPLDRELILEQAEKTGAVVTVEENALQGGFGSAVLELLADEGLTEVRVKRIGIPDHFVEHGSQKQLRADLGLDAEGIAATCEAFLGGRKTALARVK; encoded by the coding sequence ATGTACAAGCTTCTCAAGGGCATCGACAGCCCCTCGGACCTGAAAAAACTAAGCGTGGAGGAGCTTTCCCCTCTGGCAGAGGAGATCCGCGCCTTCCTTCTGGAGACGGTGTCGAAGACCGGTGGCCACCTCGCCTCGAACCTCGGGTGCGTCGAGCTCACCATCGCGCTGCACTACTGTTTCCAGTCGCCGAAGGACAAGATCATCTTCGACGTGGGGCACCAGGCGTACACCCACAAGATCCTCACCGGCAGGCGGGACGCATTCCACACCCAGAGAAGCTACAAGGGGCTCTCCGGCTTCCCGAAGCGCTCCGAGTCGGAGCACGACGCCTTCGGTGTCGGCCACTCCTCCACCTCCATCTCAGCGGGGCTGGGGATGGCTGTGGCGAGCGCGCTGAACAGCGACGCCAGCAGGGTCATCTCCGTGATCGGGGACGGGTCGCTCACCGGCGGTATGGCGTTCGAGGCGCTGAACCAGGCGGGGCACCTGAAGAAGAACCTGGTGGTGGTGCTAAACGACAACGAGATGTCCATCTCCAAAAACGTGGGCGCCCTCTCCTCCTTCATCTCCCGCAAGATGACCGGCGGCTATTTCCGCAGTCTCAAGAAGGAGATACAGTCGCTCCTCACCAACATCCCGGCGATCGGCGGAAACATCCTGCACTTCGCGAAGAAGGCGGAGAACTCCCTGAAGGGGTTCCTCACCCCCGGCACCCTCTTCGAGGCCCTCGGTTTCGACTACGTAGGCCCGATCCAGGGGCACGACCTCCCGACGCTCATAGAGGTGCTGCAGGAGGTGCGCGAGATCGAGGGACCGGTGCTCGTCCACGTGATGACGAAGAAGGGAAAGGGGTACACCCCGGCGGAGCTCACCCCCGACAAGTTTCACGGTGTCGCCCCCTTCGCGGTAAAGCCCGAGGCGGCGCCGAAGGCGAAGGTTGCGGCTCCCCCCTCCTACACCGCGGTCTTTGGTGAAACGATGGTGAAGCTCGCCGCGAAGGACGAGAAGATCCTCGCCATCACCGCCGCGATGCCGGACGGCACCGGGCTCACCCCCTTTGCCAAACGCTTCCCCGACCGCTTCTTCGACGTCGGCATCGCCGAGCAGCATGCGCTGACCTTTGCGGCGGGACTCGCGGCGGAAGGTTTCCGCCCGGTGGCGGCGATCTACTCCACCTTCCTGCAGCGCGCCTACGACCAGGTGTTTCACGACATCTGCCTGCAGAAGCTCCCGGTGATCCTGGCGCTCGACCGCGCCGGCCTCGTCGGGGACGACGGCCCGACGCACCACGGCGCCTTCGACTACTCCTTCCTGCGTCACCTGCCGGAGATGACGGTGATGGCCCCGAAGGACGAAAACGAGCTGCAGCACATGGTGAAGACCGCCCTCTATGCCGGCGCTCCCATCGCCCTTCGCTACCCGCGCGGCGCAGGGTACGGCGTCCCCATGGACAAGGAACCGGCGGAGATCCCCATCGGGACCGGCGAGCTTCTGTGCGAGGGGAGCGACCTCACCATCGTCGCCATCGGCTCCGTAGTGTACGCCGCCGTCGAGGCGGCAAAGGCCCTGGCGCAAAAGGGACTGTCGGTCGGCGTCATCAACGCCCGCTTCGTGAAGCCCCTCGACCGTGAGCTCATCCTCGAGCAGGCGGAGAAGACAGGCGCCGTCGTCACGGTCGAGGAGAACGCGCTGCAGGGGGGATTCGGCTCCGCAGTGCTGGAGCTTCTTGCGGACGAAGGGCTGACCGAGGTGCGCGTGAAGAGGATCGGGATACCCGATCATTTCGTGGAGCACGGGAGCCAGAAGCAGCTCCGCGCAGACCTGGGGCTCGACGCCGAAGGAATCGCGGCGACGTGCGAGGCTTTCCTCGGCGGCAGGAAGACCGCGCTCGCCCGGGTGAAGTAA
- the hpnH gene encoding adenosyl-hopene transferase HpnH → MRFPMRLNYDLTRYIMGNKMKKVEKYPLVLMLEPTHLCNLACSGCGRIREYADTITEMLSLKECLDSVDECPAPVVTITGGEPFLYPDIFPLIEGVLARGKHIYLCTNALLLEKALESMKPHPNFVLNVHMDGMEETHDRILERKGTFKIAMAAIKKAKDLGFRVCTNTTIFKETDLLEIEMLFSQLTEAGVDGFLVAPGFGYEAVGESLFLERRDIERKFEQVYEMSKRFRFFSTPMYLRFLKGEKQLECTPWGNPTRNTRGWKAPCYLITDAHYPTFKEMMAKTEWDKYGVGKDPRCAQCMMHCGFEPTVVEEIGKSWKDIWEMMIWNLT, encoded by the coding sequence ATGCGCTTCCCAATGAGACTCAATTACGACCTGACCAGATACATCATGGGCAACAAGATGAAGAAGGTGGAGAAGTACCCGCTCGTGCTGATGCTGGAGCCGACCCATCTTTGCAACCTGGCCTGCTCCGGCTGCGGCAGGATCAGGGAGTATGCCGACACGATCACCGAGATGCTCTCCCTGAAGGAGTGCCTCGACTCGGTGGACGAGTGTCCGGCACCGGTCGTCACCATCACCGGTGGCGAGCCGTTCCTCTACCCCGACATCTTCCCCCTCATCGAAGGGGTGCTCGCCCGCGGCAAGCACATCTATCTCTGCACCAACGCGCTCCTTCTGGAGAAGGCGCTGGAGAGCATGAAGCCGCACCCGAACTTCGTCCTCAACGTGCACATGGACGGGATGGAGGAGACCCACGACCGGATACTTGAGCGGAAAGGCACCTTCAAGATCGCCATGGCCGCCATCAAGAAGGCGAAGGATCTTGGATTCCGCGTGTGCACCAACACCACCATCTTCAAGGAGACCGATCTCCTGGAGATCGAGATGCTCTTCAGCCAGCTGACGGAGGCCGGCGTCGACGGCTTCCTGGTGGCGCCCGGGTTCGGGTACGAAGCGGTCGGGGAGAGTCTCTTTCTGGAGCGGCGCGACATCGAGAGGAAATTCGAGCAGGTCTACGAGATGAGCAAGCGCTTCCGCTTCTTCTCCACCCCGATGTACCTGCGCTTCCTGAAGGGTGAGAAGCAGCTCGAGTGCACCCCGTGGGGGAATCCGACGAGGAACACCCGCGGCTGGAAGGCCCCCTGCTACCTCATCACCGACGCGCACTATCCGACCTTCAAGGAAATGATGGCGAAGACCGAGTGGGACAAGTACGGCGTAGGGAAAGACCCGCGCTGCGCCCAGTGCATGATGCACTGCGGCTTCGAGCCGACCGTCGTGGAAGAGATAGGGAAGAGCTGGAAAGACATCTGGGAAATGATGATCTGGAACCTCACCTAG
- a CDS encoding integrase family protein — MPKLKLTKANIDKIPSPEKRQVDYFDTELKGLGLRVSADYSDKKTGKQMKGARTFFVQIDVQVPGAKAYKTMKGKIGLYGEYTPEQARQKAPEIIKQLREGKPLSPAAPPTLRDVYDRYTKDNVRARGTIEQYRIHILGKFQSWLDVPLPELDVTLTPTVVIDRYQQVRTGSGPGAAKNAFKCLQALFSYGAIIYPQFVTKNPVKVISQAKLWGERQAREDCIEAGQFQAFYDGLLQFTPIHRDAFLLALYQGLRPNEAQSLEWADVNLEKRTAFIRHETEASKRSYTIPICRQTVEILERRKEAREAGAPYVFSSDWRTNKRGHITLRAEKLKQRTGLDLTVHGLRRTFITTGERLRLRREDINLLTGHVDGSVTGKHYSRLAIDDLRPTLQRIADEIERQVFGATAKVIHLRPVM, encoded by the coding sequence ATGCCGAAGCTCAAACTGACGAAGGCGAACATCGACAAGATTCCGTCTCCGGAGAAGAGGCAGGTTGACTACTTCGATACCGAGCTTAAGGGATTAGGCCTGCGGGTGTCGGCGGACTACTCGGACAAGAAGACCGGGAAGCAGATGAAGGGTGCCAGGACCTTCTTCGTTCAGATCGACGTGCAGGTTCCTGGGGCAAAAGCCTACAAGACGATGAAGGGAAAGATCGGCCTCTATGGCGAGTACACTCCGGAACAGGCGCGACAGAAGGCGCCGGAGATCATCAAGCAACTGCGGGAAGGAAAGCCGCTTTCGCCAGCGGCTCCCCCTACCCTTCGAGACGTCTACGACCGATACACCAAGGACAATGTTCGGGCCAGGGGCACCATCGAGCAGTACCGTATCCACATCCTAGGCAAGTTCCAAAGCTGGCTCGACGTGCCTCTCCCCGAACTCGACGTTACCCTCACCCCCACAGTGGTCATCGACCGATACCAGCAGGTCCGCACTGGCAGCGGTCCTGGCGCCGCGAAGAACGCCTTCAAGTGCCTCCAGGCCCTATTCAGCTATGGGGCCATAATTTACCCTCAATTCGTGACCAAGAACCCTGTGAAGGTCATTTCTCAAGCCAAACTTTGGGGGGAACGGCAAGCACGAGAGGACTGCATCGAAGCCGGTCAGTTTCAGGCGTTTTATGATGGTCTGCTGCAGTTCACCCCGATCCACCGGGATGCATTCCTACTTGCCCTATACCAGGGGCTCCGCCCGAACGAGGCGCAAAGCCTGGAGTGGGCCGATGTGAATCTTGAGAAGAGAACAGCCTTCATTCGGCACGAGACCGAAGCTTCCAAGCGGAGCTACACTATTCCTATATGTCGACAAACGGTGGAGATCCTGGAACGGCGGAAAGAGGCGAGAGAGGCGGGGGCTCCCTACGTTTTTTCATCCGACTGGCGGACAAACAAGCGGGGGCATATCACGCTGAGGGCGGAAAAGCTCAAGCAGCGTACGGGACTGGATCTGACGGTGCACGGCTTGCGGCGGACATTTATCACCACAGGCGAGCGGTTACGACTTCGGCGTGAGGACATAAACCTGCTAACGGGACACGTCGATGGAAGCGTTACCGGAAAGCACTACTCCAGACTAGCGATAGACGACCTCCGCCCTACCCTGCAACGCATAGCCGACGAAATCGAGCGCCAGGTTTTTGGGGCTACAGCAAAGGTTATCCATCTCCGCCCCGTCATGTAG
- a CDS encoding ATP-dependent DNA ligase — translation MSKKDSERVSFYTRNGHDWSDRFPAIAEEIRRLSAHSLWLDRELVVLRDDGRSCFGSLQHAVARRDQAVPIYSTFDLMHLDDRNLCDDPLKARKRLLYELIGAGDGISGTSTISRGRVPLFSTSRAPVSWKVSSQRKHLPGISPGDRAPG, via the coding sequence CTGTCGAAGAAGGACAGTGAGCGAGTTTCCTTCTACACCCGAAACGGCCACGACTGGAGCGATCGCTTCCCGGCGATAGCCGAGGAGATCCGGCGCCTGTCGGCGCACAGTCTGTGGCTCGATCGCGAGCTCGTAGTGTTGCGCGATGATGGGCGCTCCTGCTTCGGGTCGCTGCAGCACGCAGTCGCGCGACGCGATCAGGCAGTCCCCATTTACTCCACTTTCGACCTCATGCACCTGGACGATCGCAACCTATGCGATGATCCGCTCAAGGCCCGAAAGCGCCTTCTCTACGAGCTCATTGGGGCTGGTGACGGAATCTCCGGTACGTCGACCATATCAAGGGGCAGGGTGCCGCTTTTTTCGACCTCGCGTGCGCCAGTCAGTTGGAAGGTATCATCTCAGAGAAAGCATCTTCCCGGTATCTCCCCCGGCGATCGCGCACCTGGCTGA